Proteins encoded by one window of Danaus plexippus chromosome Z, MEX_DaPlex, whole genome shotgun sequence:
- the LOC116777831 gene encoding putative peptidyl-prolyl cis-trans isomerase dodo → MATSNEDTLPEGWEARKSRSTGMTYYLNMHTKKSQWDKPDEPAPLVDEGDDTPSLVQCSHLLVKHSGSRRPSSWREENITRSKEEAMEILADYRRKIVEKEATFEELARKFSDCSSAKRDGDLGRFGKGQMQKPFEQVAFSLRLGQLSQIVDTDSGVHIILRTA, encoded by the exons ATGGCTACTAGTAATGAAGATACTTTGCCAGAAGGATGGGAGGCCCGTAAGAGCAGAAGTACAG GTATGACGTACTATCTGAACATGCATACCAAGAAGTCACAATGGGATAAGCCAGATGAGCCGGCACCATTGGTTGATGAGGGTGATGATACACCCTCGCTAGTCCAATGCAGCCATTTGCTGGTGAAGCATAGTGGCAGCCGTCGCCCGTCCTCCTGGCGCGAAGAAAACATTACTCGTTCTAAGGAAGAGGCTATGGAGATTTTGGCGG ACTATCGGCGCAAGATCGTTGAAAAGGAAGCTACCTTCGAGGAGCTGGCTCGCAAGTTCTCTGATTGTTCTTCAGCTAAGCGTGATGGAGATTTGGGTAGATTTGGCAAGGGGCAGATGCAGAAACCGTTCGAGCAAGTCGCCTTTTCTCTGAGACTTGGCCAGCTCAGCCAGATCGTCGATACTGACTCTGGAGTGCACATCATTCTCCGGACCGCTTAA